TAAAACATGCTTCACGGTTTTATACAGTATCTTCCTGAAGTAACTTAAAACAGTGTGTGCTCCAAAACCTACACATACTTGACACGAGTAAGTTGGTATTCTCTTTATGTTACTCTGCAGTCTCAAAAATCTCGTACCTGACAGACCCGGCGTACGTGGGACACGTGCGGGAGCCAGATGCACAAGATCTCAcggatgaggaggaggagcgaGTACCAGCAAGGTCCATTTACAGACTGGTAATCCCAGACATACGCTTCTCCCACTTGTCCCAGTGCTCGTCAACTGAGAGGATTAtagaggagaggagaggtaaCAGATAGCTCTTCTTAAACATTCTTTTCTCTAGGCTGTCGCCATCTCATTtcacaatggaaaaaattaagattccTCTTAATTACAAACTGCCCATCCACACCAACGGGAGTTGTTGGCACCTTTTAGACGGCTCGTCCTGAGTTACGCTGTCAGGTACAGAGGCAGACTGTAGCAGGCGGCTCCTCTAAAGGAACCATAGTCTTGCCACATGGAGCAACTTGCCTCCAGAAAACCCTTGCAGCAGTCTCTTCTACTTTTGGGATTAGCTATCTAGAGATTATCCTCTTTAACTACGCGTTAGGGTCCTTGGAAGAAGAGGTCTATTATTTATCATGCATAGCATACTTTTTACACTCCAAAACCCATCTGAAGAGTATTACATCTGCTTTGTGAGTACCGTGTGCGCGAAAAGGAAGGTTAAGTAACTTCTTCGTGATTCTTTCATGTACCAAGAATGCGAAGCAGAATCAAAAGCATGATTCTCTGCCCCAAATAAGCTCGCTAAGACAATACTCACCCCCAGCTGACAAACTCAAAGCTGCACACCCTGTGAATATCACAGAAGTTAAATAAGGCTATGGCTTTTGATCTGTACCATAATACTTGGGGCCAACCACCCTTTTGCTTGCAAATACACCATGGAGTTCTGGTAACGCGTTAGGtaggctttaaaaaaaggaacaattgGCACAACTGGTAAGCTGACCAGACAAAGTACAAGTGGAAGGAGAGTAAATCATTAGCTAGGCAGACAGGCCTTGAACCAGACCACTTCAGCAGATGCTAACTTAGTAATTCCCTCTTGCTCCGAAACGAACTTTGTTCCTGTAATGACTGACAGCTGATGCAAAGATAAGAGAATGAAGTCTATAAAAATCTAGCTGAAGCTTGGGAAGTTCTGTCTGGGGCTCTTCCTACCTCCTCCGCCCAAGGCTGGTCCCACGGCCGAAGTGACAGCTCGTACTGCGGAGATGCACTGTTGGAAGATGATGGCAGTCTTTTTGCTCTGCTCACTGCTGCTCAGCCAGGTAAGTGGAGATAACGATATAAAGTCCTAATTCAAATGGTCAGGTAGTTAATAAAAACTGTTATGATTTGCATGAACAGGAATAACTGGCAGGAGTTAGAGGTGACAGGAGAGCTCTTTTAGAGGAGTCAACATCATAAAAAAGTAGAGTAACTGCCTAGTGAATACTGGGTTACTCTGAGACATAACTTAGCAAGTAATTCTGCCTTCCCTCCCAAGAAGACTAAAAAACAGAGTTAATTTTTATACTTCTTACTTCTTTGTGGCTAGAATACAAGCAATTATACTTCAACAGAGCATGCTATGATCTGAAAACGAGAAAGATTTCACATTCTTCACTTAATTTTAAGACTGTTGACCTCAGCATCTGAATGACCAACTGCTTACAGCTGCTGCCCGTTCTGACAGTCGCACTACAACTCTGTTTCAGACACACGGCGCTTCCTTGCACCACCGACAGCCTCAGCTAACGAGACAGAGGCGGATGACCCCTTTCTGGAGAGGAGTCTCACTGAGACCCATCGGAGCCTCGTGCAGGGATAACAGTGAATGCATGACAATGCTGTGCAGGTAACAAATCCTGATCAATGTTCAGGCTCAGCGACACTTAATATTAGGTAGAGGAAGTTCCCACTTATTCTCACCCAAACGAGATACGGAGTTAATTCTGTGCATAAAAAAAGATACCAGGAATAGGATGGGGCAATAGATTTAGACCTCTTTTGTAAGCAAGGCAAACAGAGCAGAGTCCAAGTGCCCTTGATTACAAGCCTTCGTCCTTTCATTGCAACCCCAA
This portion of the Gymnogyps californianus isolate 813 chromosome 14, ASM1813914v2, whole genome shotgun sequence genome encodes:
- the LEAP2 gene encoding liver-expressed antimicrobial peptide 2; the encoded protein is MHCWKMMAVFLLCSLLLSQTHGASLHHRQPQLTRQRRMTPFWRGVSLRPIGASCRDNSECMTMLCRKNRCFLRTASE